A DNA window from Massilia putida contains the following coding sequences:
- a CDS encoding tetratricopeptide repeat protein: MKTVLLCAALLCGGAALAAEPGAKAPAKGAAAKPAAAASSANAAAELAEADALFAKKAYPEALQKYTKLANAGNVMAQQHLGEMYFYGEAGSVDMDKAAQWFQKAAAKGNPVATASLELMKQRETRRADLDYWIAKYDGADLRTNEYRCPAPRFPAMSKVNEEIDYYSGKMKDWEACHNRWVKYLNASLPLTKRIPDDIAKLLTKDETDKATAHLKEVSDRLAEDTKVAGRMVVADFDAWRAGTEAYVKEHNEMVKNAPPRDDGGK, from the coding sequence ATGAAAACTGTCCTGTTGTGCGCCGCACTGCTGTGCGGCGGTGCCGCGCTGGCCGCCGAGCCGGGCGCCAAAGCTCCGGCGAAGGGTGCCGCCGCGAAGCCGGCCGCCGCCGCCTCGTCCGCGAATGCCGCCGCCGAGCTGGCGGAGGCGGATGCGCTGTTCGCCAAGAAAGCCTATCCGGAAGCCCTGCAGAAATACACGAAGCTGGCGAATGCCGGCAACGTGATGGCCCAGCAGCACCTGGGCGAGATGTATTTCTATGGCGAGGCCGGCAGCGTCGACATGGACAAGGCCGCGCAATGGTTCCAGAAGGCGGCGGCCAAGGGGAACCCGGTTGCCACGGCGTCGCTCGAGCTGATGAAGCAGCGCGAGACGCGGCGTGCCGACCTCGATTACTGGATCGCGAAGTACGACGGTGCCGACCTGCGCACGAACGAATACCGCTGCCCGGCGCCGCGCTTCCCGGCCATGTCGAAGGTCAACGAGGAAATCGACTATTACAGCGGCAAGATGAAGGACTGGGAGGCGTGCCACAACCGCTGGGTGAAATACCTGAACGCGTCCTTGCCGCTCACGAAGCGCATCCCGGACGATATCGCCAAGCTGCTCACGAAGGACGAGACGGACAAGGCAACGGCGCACCTGAAGGAGGTGAGCGACCGCCTGGCGGAAGACACGAAGGTGGCCGGCCGCATGGTCGTCGCCGACTTCGATGCCTGGCGCGCGGGCACCGAGGCGTACGTCAAGGAGCACAACGAGATGGTCAAGAACGCGCCGCCGCGGGACGACGGCGGCAAGTGA
- the rpsF gene encoding 30S ribosomal protein S6: MRHYEIVFIVHPDQSEQVPAMIERYKTTVTSRGGNIHRVEDWGRRQMAYQIQKLPKAHYICMNIECDNETLVELETAFKFNDAVLRHLTVKMKKAETAPSPMMKSVQREDAAKSHRAEQAAAPAAAA; this comes from the coding sequence ATGCGTCATTATGAAATCGTGTTTATCGTCCACCCGGACCAGAGCGAACAGGTCCCGGCGATGATCGAACGCTACAAGACCACGGTCACCTCGCGCGGCGGCAACATCCACCGCGTCGAAGATTGGGGCCGTCGTCAAATGGCTTACCAGATCCAGAAGCTGCCGAAGGCACACTACATCTGCATGAACATCGAGTGCGACAACGAGACCCTGGTCGAGCTGGAAACCGCATTCAAATTCAATGATGCCGTGCTGCGTCACCTGACCGTGAAGATGAAGAAGGCTGAAACCGCACCGTCGCCGATGATGAAGTCGGTCCAGCGCGAAGACGCAGCCAAGAGCCACCGCGCCGAGCAGGCCGCCGCTCCGGCCGCAGCCGCCTAA
- the udk gene encoding uridine kinase, whose amino-acid sequence MNEISFLPFVIGVAGGSGSGKSTVSQQVLASFGADMVSVVMQDDYYCDQSDLPPEVRRKQNYDHPRAFDWPLLVRHVQALRNGEAIEMPEYDFTIDNRSSRTIPVKPAPVIVIEGLFALYDADLRDMMSLKIFVDTAADIRFIRRMQRDIAERGRSMESVVGQYLETVRPMHKQFIEPTKRHADVILPHGANDPAVDIITTKVASVIGRWKRP is encoded by the coding sequence ATGAATGAGATTTCTTTCCTGCCGTTTGTCATTGGTGTCGCCGGCGGCAGCGGCAGCGGCAAGTCAACGGTGTCCCAGCAAGTGCTGGCGTCGTTCGGCGCCGACATGGTGTCGGTCGTGATGCAGGACGACTACTACTGCGACCAATCCGACCTCCCCCCGGAAGTCCGCCGCAAGCAGAATTACGACCATCCCCGGGCCTTCGACTGGCCACTGCTGGTACGGCACGTCCAGGCCTTGCGCAACGGCGAGGCGATCGAGATGCCGGAGTACGACTTCACGATCGACAACCGTTCCAGCAGAACCATTCCCGTCAAACCGGCTCCGGTGATCGTGATCGAAGGCTTGTTTGCCTTGTATGACGCCGACTTGCGCGACATGATGTCGCTGAAGATCTTTGTCGACACCGCCGCCGACATCCGCTTCATCCGCCGCATGCAAAGGGATATTGCCGAACGCGGCCGCTCGATGGAGAGCGTCGTCGGCCAATATCTGGAAACGGTACGCCCGATGCACAAGCAATTCATCGAGCCGACCAAGCGCCACGCCGACGTCATCCTGCCCCACGGCGCGAATGACCCGGCGGTCGATATCATTACCACCAAGGTGGCGAGCGTCATCGGCCGCTGGAAGCGGCCCTGA
- a CDS encoding SAM-dependent methyltransferase produces the protein MLIITIKQGKEKSLLSGDPWIYLSAIDKVEGRPQERNKAGVTAVVQSSSRQFLARAAYNAKSQIAARVWTLREDEPVDHAMMKRRVQAAVARRAMAVRGADPQALVPVIDGEKDGLPGLLVHSYGGTGGYLVCQFNAAGVDAWKVTIVQALLAATGCPNVFERSDELLRKGEGLPVIWRALAGDEPPQRLMVRDGKRLLPTDIRTGFVYPR, from the coding sequence ATGCTCATCATCACCATCAAACAGGGCAAGGAAAAAAGCCTGCTGTCCGGCGACCCCTGGATTTATCTCTCCGCCATCGACAAGGTCGAGGGACGGCCCCAGGAACGCAACAAGGCCGGCGTCACGGCGGTCGTGCAGTCGTCGTCGCGCCAGTTTCTGGCGCGCGCGGCCTATAACGCCAAGTCGCAGATCGCGGCCCGCGTCTGGACGCTGCGCGAGGATGAGCCGGTCGACCACGCCATGATGAAGCGCCGCGTGCAGGCTGCGGTCGCGCGGCGTGCCATGGCGGTGCGCGGCGCCGACCCGCAGGCCCTGGTGCCCGTGATCGATGGCGAAAAAGACGGCCTGCCGGGCCTGCTGGTGCACAGCTATGGCGGGACCGGCGGTTATCTGGTGTGCCAGTTCAATGCTGCCGGCGTGGACGCGTGGAAGGTGACCATCGTGCAGGCGCTGCTTGCGGCGACGGGCTGCCCCAACGTGTTCGAACGCAGCGACGAGTTGCTGCGCAAGGGCGAGGGGCTGCCGGTCATCTGGCGCGCGCTGGCCGGCGACGAGCCGCCCCAGCGCCTGATGGTGCGAGACGGCAAGCGCCTGCTGCCGACCGATATCCGCACGGGTTTCGTCTACCCGCGCTGA
- a CDS encoding inorganic phosphate transporter yields MDSLHISIYVLGLLVFLALVFDFMNGFHDAANAIATVVSTGVLRPQTAVAMSAMFNFVAIFTVGLHVASTVGKGTVDPHIVDHYVVFGALVGAIIWNVITWYYGIPSSSSHALIGGLVGAAVAKSGTGALVGGGLLKTVQWIILSPLLGFILGSLVMLAVSWIFVRTPPRKVDTWFRRLQLVSAAAYSLGHGGNDAQKTIGIIWMLLIVAGVSKAGDAAPPLWVVIACYTAISMGTLFGGWRIVRTMGQKITKLKPVGGFCAESGGAITLFIASSIGVPVSTTHTITGAIVGVGSAQKASAVRWGVAGNIVWAWVFTIPASAFMAAIAWWVGTHIL; encoded by the coding sequence ATGGATTCTCTTCACATCAGCATTTATGTGCTGGGCCTGCTCGTCTTTCTGGCGCTCGTCTTCGACTTCATGAACGGCTTCCACGATGCCGCCAACGCGATCGCGACGGTGGTGTCGACCGGGGTGCTGCGTCCGCAGACCGCCGTCGCGATGTCGGCGATGTTCAACTTCGTCGCCATCTTCACCGTCGGCCTGCACGTGGCGTCGACGGTGGGCAAGGGCACCGTCGACCCGCACATCGTCGACCACTACGTCGTGTTCGGCGCGCTCGTCGGCGCCATCATCTGGAACGTGATCACCTGGTACTACGGCATCCCGTCGTCGTCGTCGCACGCACTGATCGGCGGCCTGGTGGGCGCCGCGGTGGCCAAGAGCGGCACCGGCGCGCTGGTCGGCGGCGGCCTGCTCAAGACCGTCCAGTGGATCATCCTGTCGCCGCTGCTGGGCTTCATCCTCGGCTCGCTCGTGATGCTGGCCGTGTCGTGGATCTTCGTGCGCACCCCGCCGCGCAAGGTCGACACCTGGTTCCGCCGCCTGCAGCTGGTCTCGGCCGCGGCCTACAGCCTGGGCCACGGCGGCAACGACGCCCAGAAGACCATCGGCATCATCTGGATGCTGCTGATCGTGGCCGGCGTATCGAAGGCCGGCGACGCGGCGCCGCCGCTGTGGGTCGTGATCGCGTGCTACACGGCGATCTCGATGGGCACGCTGTTCGGCGGCTGGCGCATCGTGCGCACGATGGGCCAGAAGATCACCAAGCTCAAACCGGTGGGCGGCTTCTGCGCGGAATCGGGCGGCGCCATCACGCTGTTCATCGCAAGCAGCATCGGCGTGCCGGTGTCGACGACGCACACCATCACGGGCGCCATCGTCGGCGTCGGCTCGGCGCAGAAGGCCTCGGCCGTGCGCTGGGGCGTGGCGGGCAACATCGTCTGGGCCTGGGTCTTCACGATTCCCGCGTCGGCCTTCATGGCCGCGATCGCGTGGTGGGTCGGAACCCACATCCTGTAA
- the priB gene encoding primosomal replication protein N: MNELSLVASILERDTLRYTPAGIPIVGGILQHGSTQTEARMDRQVEFEIPAVAAGEISGRFANAELGAMYRFTGFLARKSRHSKGLVFHIIDFSAA; this comes from the coding sequence GTGAACGAGCTGTCGCTGGTCGCAAGCATTCTGGAACGCGACACCTTGCGCTACACCCCGGCCGGCATCCCCATCGTGGGCGGCATCCTGCAACATGGATCGACGCAGACGGAGGCGAGGATGGACAGGCAGGTCGAATTCGAGATTCCCGCGGTTGCCGCGGGCGAGATTTCGGGACGATTTGCCAATGCCGAGTTGGGCGCGATGTACCGCTTCACGGGATTCCTGGCCAGGAAAAGCCGTCACAGCAAAGGCTTGGTGTTTCACATCATTGATTTCAGTGCCGCGTAA
- a CDS encoding replicative DNA helicase, which yields MNTSADPQIESLRIPPHSIEAEQSVIGGLLRDNAAWDRIADFMHAEDFYRYDHRIIFEQMVRLINAGKPADVITVYEALVQLGKAEEVGGLQYLNAMAQNTPSAANIRRYAEIVRDRGVLRQLITVADEVSGKAFNPQGAEVKQILDEAESRIFAIAEQGARGAQGWLPVQPLLTQVVERVDELYSRDNQGEITGVPTGFIDLDKMTSGLQPGDLVIVAGRPSMGKTAFSVNIGENVAVDAGLPVAIFSMEMGGVQLAMRMLGSIGQLDQHRLRTGKLLDEDWPRLTNAIQKMNDAQIFIDETPALNPIEMRARARRLARQCGKLGLIIVDYLQLMQGSKPGDNRASEISEISRSLKGLAKELGCPVIALSQLNRSLEQRPNKRPVMSDLRESGAIEQDADVIIFLYRDEVYNPDSPDKGTAEIIIGKQRNGPIGAIRLTWMGMYTKFGNYSGNLGIYQGD from the coding sequence ATGAACACCTCAGCAGACCCGCAGATCGAGTCGCTCCGCATCCCCCCGCATTCCATCGAAGCAGAACAGTCCGTCATCGGCGGCCTGCTGCGCGACAATGCGGCGTGGGACCGTATCGCCGATTTCATGCATGCGGAGGATTTTTACCGCTACGACCACCGGATCATCTTCGAACAGATGGTCCGCCTGATCAACGCTGGCAAACCTGCCGACGTGATCACCGTGTACGAGGCGCTCGTCCAGCTCGGCAAGGCCGAGGAGGTCGGCGGCCTGCAGTACCTCAACGCGATGGCACAGAATACGCCATCCGCCGCCAACATCCGCCGTTATGCCGAGATCGTCCGCGATCGCGGCGTGCTGCGCCAGCTCATCACCGTTGCCGACGAAGTGTCGGGCAAGGCCTTCAATCCGCAAGGTGCCGAGGTCAAGCAGATTCTCGACGAGGCCGAATCGCGCATCTTCGCGATCGCCGAGCAGGGCGCGCGCGGCGCCCAGGGCTGGCTTCCCGTGCAGCCGCTCTTGACCCAGGTGGTCGAGCGCGTCGACGAGCTGTACAGCCGCGACAACCAGGGCGAAATCACCGGCGTCCCGACGGGCTTCATCGACCTCGACAAGATGACGTCCGGCCTGCAGCCGGGCGACCTCGTCATCGTCGCCGGCCGTCCGTCGATGGGCAAGACGGCATTCTCCGTCAACATCGGTGAGAACGTCGCCGTCGACGCCGGCCTGCCCGTCGCGATCTTCTCGATGGAGATGGGCGGCGTGCAGCTGGCGATGCGTATGCTGGGTTCCATCGGCCAGCTCGACCAGCACCGCCTGCGTACCGGCAAGCTGCTGGACGAGGACTGGCCGCGCCTGACCAACGCGATCCAGAAGATGAACGACGCGCAGATCTTCATCGACGAGACGCCGGCGCTGAACCCGATCGAGATGCGCGCGCGGGCACGCCGCCTGGCGCGCCAGTGCGGCAAGCTGGGCCTGATCATCGTCGACTACCTGCAGCTGATGCAGGGTTCCAAGCCGGGCGACAACCGGGCGTCCGAGATCTCGGAGATCTCGCGCAGCCTGAAGGGCCTGGCCAAGGAACTGGGGTGCCCCGTGATCGCGCTGTCCCAGCTGAACCGCTCGCTGGAACAACGCCCCAACAAGCGCCCCGTGATGTCCGACCTGCGCGAATCCGGCGCTATCGAACAGGATGCGGACGTGATCATCTTCCTGTATCGTGACGAAGTTTACAACCCGGACTCGCCCGACAAAGGTACCGCCGAGATCATCATCGGCAAACAGCGTAACGGCCCGATCGGCGCCATTCGACTGACCTGGATGGGCATGTACACCAAGTTCGGCAATTACAGCGGCAACCTCGGTATTTACCAAGGCGACTAA
- a CDS encoding CvpA family protein, whose amino-acid sequence MTIFDYVVLFILASSVVISTMRGLVKEILSLLGWVAAFIVANAFGAKLAPMLPSVIPGEALRLIVAFIALFLGVRVLMGLLALAIGALIEASGLSLADRGLGGLFGLGRGIVIVLAGVILCGMTSIPQQAFWKDALLSPMAETGARTVKPFLPAAFAQHVQF is encoded by the coding sequence GTGACGATTTTCGACTACGTGGTGTTGTTCATTCTGGCCTCGTCGGTCGTCATCAGCACCATGCGCGGCCTGGTCAAGGAAATCCTGTCGCTGCTCGGCTGGGTGGCGGCCTTCATCGTGGCCAACGCCTTCGGCGCGAAGCTGGCACCCATGCTACCATCCGTTATTCCGGGCGAAGCCTTGCGGCTGATCGTTGCCTTCATTGCATTGTTCCTCGGCGTGCGCGTGCTGATGGGCCTCCTGGCCCTCGCGATCGGCGCCCTGATCGAGGCCTCCGGCCTGTCCCTGGCCGACCGCGGCCTCGGCGGCCTGTTCGGATTGGGCCGGGGCATTGTAATCGTGCTGGCCGGCGTCATATTGTGCGGGATGACTTCCATTCCCCAACAGGCTTTCTGGAAAGACGCGCTGCTTTCGCCCATGGCGGAAACGGGAGCGCGCACGGTCAAGCCTTTCTTGCCTGCCGCCTTCGCGCAGCACGTACAGTTTTGA
- the purF gene encoding amidophosphoribosyltransferase → MCGIVGVVSQAPVNQLLYDALLLLQHRGQDAAGIATNHSSMFSMYKANGLVRDVFRTRNMRSLQGNSGIGHCRYPTAGSSSEEEAQPFYVNAPFGITLAHNGNLTNQEQLKEELFRNDRRHVNTNSDSEVLLNVLAHEIAQAADGYSLAPDAVFKAVAQVHRRVRGAYAVIAQIAGHGLLAFRDPFGIRPLCLGINETENGPEYLLASESVALEGLGFRFMRDIAPGEAVWVDADSQLHTRQCAENPSLNPCAFEYVYLARPDSVIDGASVYATRLRMGEYLAEKIRKEIPVEEIDVVMPIPDSSRPAAIQLALKLGVEYREGFIKNRYIGRTFIMPGQTMRRKSVRQKLNAIASEFKDKNVLLVDDSIVRGTTSREIVQMARESGARKVFFASAAPPVLYPNVYGIDMPTRDELIAHGRTVEEVCREITADRLVYQDLDALRKSISDVNPALTNVEASCFDGVYITGDVTPAYLDQLENVRHKSSGKSSDDIVRTQLNLNPPVAAE, encoded by the coding sequence ATGTGTGGCATCGTCGGCGTCGTCTCGCAAGCCCCCGTCAACCAGCTGTTGTATGACGCATTGCTGCTGCTGCAGCATCGCGGTCAGGATGCGGCGGGGATTGCAACCAATCACAGCAGCATGTTCTCGATGTACAAGGCCAACGGCCTCGTGCGTGACGTTTTCCGCACGCGCAACATGCGTTCGCTGCAAGGCAATTCCGGCATCGGCCACTGCCGCTATCCGACCGCCGGCTCGTCCAGCGAAGAAGAAGCGCAGCCGTTCTACGTGAATGCCCCGTTCGGCATCACCCTGGCGCACAACGGCAACCTCACGAACCAGGAACAGTTGAAGGAAGAACTGTTCCGCAACGACCGCCGCCACGTCAACACGAACTCCGACTCGGAAGTCCTGCTGAACGTGCTGGCCCACGAAATCGCCCAGGCCGCCGACGGCTACTCGCTGGCGCCGGACGCCGTGTTCAAGGCCGTCGCGCAGGTGCACCGCCGCGTGCGCGGCGCCTATGCCGTCATCGCCCAGATCGCCGGCCACGGCCTGCTCGCGTTCCGCGACCCGTTCGGCATCCGTCCGCTGTGCCTCGGCATCAACGAGACCGAGAACGGCCCCGAATACCTGCTGGCCAGCGAATCGGTCGCCCTGGAAGGCCTGGGCTTCCGCTTCATGCGCGACATCGCCCCGGGCGAAGCCGTCTGGGTCGACGCCGACAGCCAGCTGCATACGCGCCAGTGCGCCGAGAATCCGTCGCTGAACCCGTGCGCCTTTGAATACGTCTACCTGGCCCGACCCGACTCCGTGATCGACGGTGCGTCCGTGTACGCCACCCGCCTGCGCATGGGCGAATACCTGGCCGAGAAGATCCGCAAGGAGATCCCGGTCGAAGAGATCGACGTCGTCATGCCGATCCCGGATTCGTCGCGTCCGGCCGCCATCCAGCTCGCGCTGAAGCTCGGCGTCGAGTACCGCGAAGGCTTCATCAAGAACCGCTACATCGGCCGCACGTTCATCATGCCGGGCCAGACGATGCGCCGGAAATCCGTGCGCCAGAAACTGAACGCGATCGCGTCCGAATTCAAGGACAAGAACGTGCTGCTCGTCGACGACTCCATCGTGCGCGGCACGACCAGCCGCGAGATCGTGCAGATGGCGCGCGAATCGGGCGCCCGCAAGGTCTTCTTCGCGTCGGCCGCGCCGCCGGTGCTGTACCCGAACGTGTACGGCATCGACATGCCGACGCGCGACGAGCTGATCGCCCACGGCCGCACCGTCGAGGAAGTGTGCCGCGAGATCACGGCCGACCGCCTCGTCTACCAGGACCTGGACGCGCTGCGCAAGTCGATCTCGGACGTGAATCCGGCCCTGACGAACGTGGAAGCGTCGTGCTTCGACGGCGTCTACATCACGGGCGACGTCACGCCGGCCTATCTCGACCAGCTCGAGAACGTGCGCCACAAGTCGTCGGGCAAGTCGTCGGACGATATCGTGCGCACGCAGCTGAATTTGAATCCGCCCGTCGCGGCGGAATGA
- a CDS encoding DUF47 domain-containing protein, with the protein MFGRLMPTEGKFFDLFNQHAALCVKGAQEMVGLMTNFDDLENRTHAVESIEKQADKVTYACVDLLHKTFITPLDRDDIHKLITRMDDILDMMEDAAQTISLYDLHAVTPEAKRLAELCLACCEKVQQAVGMLHNMDNAQKMVAICEEIDRLESDADHVMRAAMSKLFRDEPDVRNLIKMKAIYEILETVTDRCEDVANIIEGIIVENA; encoded by the coding sequence ATGTTTGGACGCCTGATGCCCACGGAGGGCAAATTTTTCGACCTGTTCAACCAGCACGCGGCCTTGTGCGTGAAGGGTGCACAAGAGATGGTCGGCCTGATGACCAACTTCGACGACCTGGAAAACCGCACGCACGCCGTGGAGAGCATCGAAAAGCAGGCGGACAAGGTCACCTACGCGTGCGTGGACCTGCTGCACAAGACGTTCATCACGCCGCTCGACCGCGACGACATCCACAAGCTGATCACCCGCATGGACGACATCCTCGATATGATGGAGGACGCCGCCCAGACCATCTCGCTGTACGACCTGCACGCCGTGACGCCGGAAGCCAAGCGCCTGGCCGAGCTGTGCCTGGCCTGCTGCGAAAAGGTCCAGCAGGCCGTCGGCATGCTGCACAACATGGACAACGCCCAGAAGATGGTCGCCATCTGCGAAGAGATCGACCGCCTGGAATCGGACGCCGACCACGTGATGCGCGCGGCCATGTCCAAGCTGTTCCGCGACGAACCGGACGTACGCAACCTGATCAAGATGAAGGCCATCTACGAGATCCTCGAGACCGTGACCGACCGCTGCGAAGACGTTGCCAACATCATCGAAGGCATCATCGTCGAGAACGCGTAA
- the rplI gene encoding 50S ribosomal protein L9, which yields MQVILLEKVVNVGNLGDVVKVKDGYARNFLIPQKMARRATQAAVAEFEVKRAELEKAAAEKLTAAQAQGDKLNGMTVTIAQKAGVDGRLFGSVTNFDIAEALTKQGFAVEKAQVRMPTGPLKTTGEHPVSVALHTDVVVEITIAVVGEAA from the coding sequence ATGCAAGTTATCCTGCTGGAAAAAGTCGTCAACGTCGGCAACCTGGGCGACGTCGTCAAGGTCAAGGATGGTTACGCTCGTAACTTCCTGATCCCGCAAAAAATGGCCCGCCGCGCAACGCAAGCTGCCGTGGCCGAGTTCGAAGTCAAGCGCGCCGAACTGGAAAAAGCAGCTGCCGAGAAACTGACCGCCGCTCAAGCCCAGGGCGACAAGCTGAACGGCATGACCGTCACCATCGCGCAGAAAGCCGGCGTCGACGGCCGTCTGTTCGGTTCCGTGACCAACTTCGACATCGCCGAAGCCCTGACCAAGCAAGGTTTCGCCGTCGAGAAGGCACAAGTGCGCATGCCGACCGGTCCGCTGAAGACCACCGGCGAGCACCCGGTGTCGGTCGCTCTGCACACCGACGTCGTGGTGGAAATCACCATCGCTGTCGTGGGCGAAGCTGCTTAA
- the lexA gene encoding transcriptional repressor LexA has product MLKLTARQEQILNLIKEAIDNTGFPPTRAEIAQELGFRSANAAEEHLQALARKGAIEISPGTSRGIRLVGQATAESKAAPAVPAFVPAMPPNLMSLPLVGRVAAGSPILAQEHVEATYSVDPAMFSSKPDFLLKVKGWSMRDAGICDGDFLAVKKVDNAKNGQIVVARIGDEVTVKRYRKTGSTIELLPENPDFSVITVDPSSDEFALEGLAVGLLRSWH; this is encoded by the coding sequence ATGCTAAAGCTCACCGCACGGCAAGAACAGATCCTTAACCTGATCAAGGAAGCCATCGACAACACCGGCTTCCCGCCGACCCGCGCCGAAATCGCCCAGGAGCTTGGCTTCCGCTCGGCTAATGCCGCCGAGGAACACCTGCAGGCCCTGGCCCGCAAAGGCGCGATCGAAATCTCACCGGGCACCTCGCGCGGTATCCGCCTCGTCGGCCAGGCCACCGCCGAATCCAAGGCCGCGCCCGCCGTGCCGGCCTTCGTGCCCGCCATGCCGCCGAACCTGATGTCGCTGCCGCTCGTGGGCCGTGTCGCTGCCGGCTCGCCCATCCTGGCCCAGGAACACGTCGAAGCGACCTACTCCGTCGACCCCGCGATGTTCTCCAGCAAGCCAGACTTCCTGCTCAAGGTCAAGGGCTGGTCGATGCGCGATGCGGGCATCTGCGACGGCGATTTCCTGGCGGTCAAGAAAGTCGACAACGCCAAGAACGGCCAGATCGTCGTCGCCCGCATCGGCGACGAAGTGACGGTCAAGCGCTACCGCAAGACCGGCTCCACGATCGAGCTGCTGCCCGAAAATCCGGACTTTTCCGTGATCACCGTCGACCCGAGCTCGGACGAGTTCGCGCTGGAAGGCCTGGCGGTCGGTCTGCTGCGCTCCTGGCACTGA
- a CDS encoding cystathionine gamma-synthase family protein: protein MSDKPSYGFTTTILHNDRRKSIEHNSLHKPIHTSVAFGYTDARQLASVFQGKEPGFRYGRQGNPTVSALEDKISKMEDGVATLCFATGMAAIGALAQALLRAGDHVVSSSFLFGNTNSLWNTVAAQGTEVSFVDATDVANVEAALTPNTRMVFVETIANPRTQIADLARIGELCRARGILYVVDNTMTTPYLFRPKAVGAGLVVNALTKSIGGHGMALGGALTDTGVFDWSAYPNIADNFRRQPPAAQGMAQLRAKALRDFGASLAPEAAHHIAVGAETLALRMERTCANALAVARMLEADERVAAVYYPGLASHPQHKLASEQFRAYGSLFSFELKEGIDCFDYLNRLKVGIPASNLGDTRTLVIPVAHTIFFEMGAERRASMGIAESLIRVSVGIEDTADLLADFGDALNG, encoded by the coding sequence ATGAGCGACAAACCATCCTACGGCTTCACCACCACCATCCTGCACAACGATCGCAGGAAGTCGATCGAACACAACTCCCTGCATAAGCCGATCCACACCTCGGTCGCGTTCGGCTACACGGACGCGCGCCAGCTGGCCTCCGTCTTCCAGGGCAAGGAGCCGGGCTTCCGCTACGGCCGCCAGGGCAACCCGACCGTCTCCGCGCTGGAAGACAAGATCAGCAAGATGGAAGACGGCGTCGCCACCCTGTGCTTCGCCACCGGCATGGCCGCGATCGGCGCGCTGGCGCAGGCGCTGCTGCGCGCGGGCGACCACGTCGTCTCGTCCTCGTTCCTGTTCGGGAATACCAACAGCCTGTGGAACACGGTGGCCGCGCAAGGCACCGAAGTGTCGTTCGTCGATGCGACCGACGTCGCCAACGTGGAAGCCGCCTTGACGCCGAATACGCGCATGGTGTTCGTCGAAACGATCGCGAATCCGCGCACGCAGATCGCCGACCTGGCCCGCATCGGCGAACTGTGCCGCGCACGCGGCATCCTGTACGTCGTCGACAACACAATGACGACGCCGTATCTGTTCCGCCCGAAGGCCGTCGGTGCCGGCCTCGTCGTGAACGCGCTGACCAAGTCGATCGGCGGCCATGGCATGGCGCTGGGTGGCGCGCTGACGGACACCGGCGTGTTCGACTGGTCCGCCTACCCGAACATCGCCGACAACTTCCGCCGCCAGCCGCCGGCCGCCCAGGGCATGGCGCAGTTGCGCGCGAAAGCGCTGCGCGACTTCGGCGCATCGCTGGCGCCGGAGGCGGCGCACCACATCGCGGTCGGCGCGGAGACGCTGGCCCTGCGCATGGAGCGCACGTGCGCGAACGCGCTGGCGGTGGCGCGCATGCTGGAGGCGGACGAGCGCGTCGCCGCCGTCTACTACCCGGGCCTGGCCTCGCATCCGCAGCACAAGCTGGCGTCCGAGCAGTTCCGCGCCTACGGCTCGCTGTTCAGCTTCGAGCTGAAGGAGGGCATCGACTGCTTCGATTACCTGAACCGGCTGAAGGTCGGCATCCCGGCCAGCAACCTGGGCGACACGCGCACGCTCGTGATCCCGGTCGCGCACACGATCTTCTTCGAGATGGGCGCGGAGCGCCGCGCCAGCATGGGCATCGCGGAGTCGCTGATCCGCGTGTCGGTGGGCATCGAGGATACGGCCGACCTGCTGGCCGACTTCGGCGACGCGCTGAACGGTTGA
- the rpsR gene encoding 30S ribosomal protein S18 — protein MAFGKKFDKNKAKLKEKRKQQNPLFKRKKFCRFTAAGVEQVDYKDVDTLKDFVQENGKIMPARLTGTKAHYQRQVDTAIKRARYLALLPYTDLHNA, from the coding sequence ATGGCATTCGGTAAAAAGTTCGACAAAAACAAAGCTAAGCTCAAAGAGAAGCGTAAACAGCAGAACCCGCTGTTCAAGCGTAAGAAATTCTGCCGCTTCACCGCTGCAGGCGTGGAACAGGTTGACTACAAAGATGTCGACACCCTGAAGGATTTCGTCCAGGAAAACGGCAAGATCATGCCGGCACGCCTGACCGGCACCAAGGCGCACTACCAGCGTCAAGTGGATACCGCGATCAAGCGCGCCCGTTACCTGGCTCTGCTGCCGTACACCGACCTGCACAACGCTTAA